A window of Halomonas sp. H10-9-1 contains these coding sequences:
- the benB gene encoding benzoate 1,2-dioxygenase small subunit, which yields MSLSYQEIQAFLYREARLLDDREWDEWLTCYSKDAEFWMPAWDDDDRLTEDPQSEISLIYYPNREGLEDRVYRIKTERSGASTPEPRTTHLVSNIEVLKEEGDKVELRFNWHTLVHRYKKTLEFFGSSFYTLDVSGEAPVITRKVVQLNNDYIHQVIDIYHI from the coding sequence ATGAGCCTTAGCTACCAAGAGATCCAGGCCTTCCTGTACCGCGAGGCGCGCCTGCTGGACGACCGTGAGTGGGACGAGTGGCTGACCTGCTACAGCAAGGACGCCGAGTTCTGGATGCCGGCGTGGGACGACGACGACCGGCTGACCGAGGACCCGCAGTCCGAGATCTCGCTGATCTACTACCCCAACCGCGAGGGTCTCGAGGACCGGGTCTACCGGATCAAGACCGAGCGCAGCGGGGCGAGCACGCCGGAGCCGCGCACCACGCACCTGGTCAGCAACATCGAGGTGCTCAAGGAGGAGGGTGACAAGGTGGAGCTACGCTTCAACTGGCACACCCTGGTGCACCGCTACAAGAAGACCCTGGAGTTCTTCGGCAGCTCCTTCTACACGCTCGACGTGTCCGGGGAGGCGCCGGTGATCACCCGCAAGGTTGTGCAACTCAATAACGACTATATCCACCAGGTTATCGATATCTATCACATCTGA
- a CDS encoding Rieske 2Fe-2S domain-containing protein: protein MTSKLDQLEARVRGAVEDDADKGIFRCHRSMFTDRDFFELEMKHIFEGNWLFLGHESQVAEPGDYITVTMGRQPVIITRDKQGELHGLINACAHRGATLCRRKRGNKGTFTCPFHGWTFKNDGKLLKAKNEKTGAYPDGFKQDGSHDLKRLPRFENYKGFLFGSLSDDVKPLEEHLGETTKIIDNIVDQAPEGLEILRGTSSYTYTGNWKLQAENGADGYHVSTVHWNYASTMDRRNYDAGGTKAVDADGWSKSLGGFYSFENGHMLLWTRLLNPEVRPVYSNKEWIEKEFGEARADSIVNQTRNLCLYPNVYLMDQFSTQIRVLRPIDVDKTEVTIYCFAPRGESAENRRIRIRQYEDFFNVSGMGTPDDLEEFRACQEGYNGALAEWNDLSRGAKQWIEGADENAQAIDLRPLLSGASPEDEGLYVVHHKHWVDEMLRAIDKERSQFIATASE from the coding sequence ATGACCAGCAAGCTTGACCAGCTCGAGGCCCGCGTCCGCGGTGCCGTCGAGGACGACGCCGACAAGGGCATCTTCCGCTGCCACCGCAGCATGTTCACCGACCGTGACTTCTTCGAGCTCGAGATGAAGCACATCTTCGAGGGCAACTGGCTGTTCCTGGGCCACGAGAGCCAGGTCGCGGAGCCCGGTGACTACATCACCGTGACCATGGGTCGCCAGCCGGTGATCATCACCCGCGACAAGCAGGGTGAGCTGCATGGCCTGATCAACGCCTGTGCCCACCGCGGCGCTACCCTGTGCCGCCGCAAGCGCGGCAACAAGGGCACCTTCACCTGCCCCTTCCACGGCTGGACCTTCAAGAACGACGGCAAGCTGCTCAAGGCCAAGAACGAGAAGACCGGCGCCTACCCGGACGGCTTCAAGCAGGACGGCTCCCACGACCTCAAGCGCCTGCCGCGCTTCGAGAACTACAAGGGCTTCCTGTTCGGCAGCCTGAGCGACGATGTCAAGCCCCTCGAGGAGCACCTGGGCGAGACCACCAAGATCATCGACAACATCGTCGACCAGGCGCCGGAAGGCCTGGAGATCCTGCGTGGCACCTCCTCCTACACCTACACCGGCAACTGGAAGCTGCAGGCCGAGAACGGCGCCGACGGCTACCACGTCAGCACCGTGCACTGGAACTACGCCTCCACCATGGACCGCCGCAACTACGACGCCGGCGGCACCAAGGCGGTGGACGCCGACGGCTGGTCCAAGAGCCTGGGCGGCTTCTACTCCTTCGAGAACGGCCACATGCTGCTGTGGACGCGCCTGCTCAATCCCGAGGTGCGCCCGGTCTACAGCAACAAGGAGTGGATCGAGAAGGAGTTCGGCGAGGCGCGTGCCGATTCCATCGTCAACCAGACGCGTAACCTCTGCCTCTACCCCAACGTCTACCTGATGGACCAGTTCTCCACCCAGATCCGCGTGCTGCGCCCGATCGACGTGGACAAGACCGAGGTCACCATCTACTGCTTCGCCCCCAGGGGCGAGTCGGCCGAGAACCGTCGCATCCGCATCCGCCAGTACGAGGACTTCTTCAACGTCTCCGGCATGGGCACCCCGGACGACCTCGAGGAGTTCCGTGCCTGCCAGGAGGGCTACAACGGTGCCCTGGCCGAGTGGAACGACCTCTCCCGCGGCGCCAAGCAGTGGATCGAGGGCGCCGACGAGAACGCCCAGGCGATCGACCTGCGGCCGTTGCTCAGCGGTGCTTCGCCCGAGGACGAGGGCCTCTACGTGGTGCACCACAAGCACTGGGTCGACGAGATGCTGCGCGCCATCGACAAGGAACGCAGCCAGTTCATCGCCACCGCGTCCGAATAA
- the catA gene encoding catechol 1,2-dioxygenase, whose amino-acid sequence MTVKIFDTPEVQDFLKSIAGFDQEGGNERSKQIVHRLISDLFKLIDDFDVTQEEYWSAVNLLNALGSQTQFGLLSPGLGFDHFLDMRQDAIDAEAKRTGGTPRTIEGPLYVAGAPEAEGFARMDDGQDTEAEPMWLTGQVRDVDGTPIAGAKVEIWHANSKGGYSFFDQTQSEYNLRRTIYTDAEGRYAARSIIPSGYGVPEGAPTDVVLKSLGRHGERPAHIHYFVSAPGHQHLTTQINLAGDPYTYDDFAFATREELVVPAQRIEDEGEIARREMDGPFSEVVFDVELAKTDRPELQTRHARPRAKENEADQASQLAGTAKV is encoded by the coding sequence ATGACCGTGAAGATTTTCGACACCCCCGAGGTTCAGGACTTCCTGAAGAGCATCGCCGGCTTCGACCAGGAGGGCGGCAACGAGCGTTCCAAGCAGATCGTGCATCGCCTGATTTCCGACCTGTTCAAGCTGATCGACGACTTCGATGTCACCCAGGAGGAGTACTGGTCCGCCGTCAACCTGCTCAACGCCCTGGGCAGCCAGACCCAGTTCGGCCTGCTCTCGCCGGGCCTGGGCTTCGACCACTTCCTGGATATGCGCCAGGACGCCATCGACGCCGAGGCCAAGCGCACCGGCGGCACCCCGCGCACCATCGAGGGCCCGCTCTACGTCGCCGGCGCCCCGGAGGCCGAGGGCTTCGCGCGCATGGACGACGGCCAGGACACCGAGGCCGAGCCGATGTGGCTGACCGGCCAGGTGCGTGATGTCGACGGTACCCCGATCGCCGGCGCCAAGGTCGAGATCTGGCACGCCAACTCCAAGGGCGGCTACTCCTTCTTCGACCAGACCCAGAGCGAGTACAACCTGCGCCGCACCATCTACACCGACGCGGAAGGCCGCTACGCCGCGCGCAGCATCATCCCCTCCGGCTACGGCGTGCCGGAAGGCGCCCCCACCGACGTGGTACTCAAGTCCCTGGGTCGCCACGGCGAGCGTCCGGCGCACATCCACTACTTCGTCTCCGCGCCGGGTCACCAGCACCTGACCACCCAGATCAACCTGGCGGGCGACCCTTACACCTATGACGACTTCGCCTTCGCCACCCGCGAGGAGCTGGTGGTACCGGCCCAGCGCATAGAGGACGAGGGCGAGATCGCCCGGCGCGAGATGGACGGCCCCTTCTCCGAGGTGGTGTTCGACGTCGAGCTGGCCAAGACCGACCGGCCGGAGCTGCAGACTCGCCATGCCCGTCCGCGCGCCAAGGAGAACGAGGCCGACCAGGCCAGCCAGCTGGCGGGTACCGCCAAGGTCTGA
- the catC gene encoding muconolactone Delta-isomerase, protein MLFQVEMTVKLPPSMPAEQAAEIKATEKAYSQELQRSGKWRHLWRVAGSYSNVSIFDVEDNAELQELVSNLPLFPYMEISVKPLCRHPSSVREDDT, encoded by the coding sequence ATGCTGTTTCAGGTGGAAATGACCGTCAAGCTGCCGCCGTCGATGCCGGCCGAGCAGGCCGCCGAGATCAAGGCGACCGAGAAGGCCTACTCACAGGAGCTGCAGCGCTCCGGCAAGTGGCGCCACCTGTGGCGCGTGGCCGGCAGCTATTCGAACGTCAGCATCTTCGACGTCGAGGACAACGCCGAGCTTCAGGAGCTGGTCAGCAACCTGCCGCTCTTTCCCTACATGGAGATCAGCGTCAAGCCGCTGTGTCGTCACCCGTCCTCCGTGCGCGAGGACGACACCTGA
- a CDS encoding muconate/chloromuconate family cycloisomerase, translating into MSSVIESIETLLVDLPTIRPHKLSMTTMACQTMVIVRMRHSDGIEGLGEGTTIGGLAYGPESPESIKTNIDTYLAPLLVGQPSGNVNVLRALLNRHARGNMIAKSALETALLDAQGKRLGLRVAELLGGACQTHLPVLWTLASGDTAKDIDEALLRLEQRRHGDFKLKIGANPVRQDVRHVAAIKEALGDRASVRVDVNQAWDESTAVYGIQALQDAGIELIEQAIPAREHAGLIRLADRFNVPMLADEAVQDARDGLDLARGGFSGAFALKIAKSGGVHGVLELAHVAQAAGIGLYGGTLLEGTIGTAASLHAWATLPEMAWGTEMFGPLLLKDDIVVEPLAYREFGVELPKGPGLGITLDEDKLAHYSRKG; encoded by the coding sequence ATGTCATCCGTGATCGAAAGCATCGAGACGCTGCTGGTCGACCTGCCGACCATCCGCCCCCACAAGCTCTCCATGACCACCATGGCCTGCCAGACCATGGTGATCGTGCGCATGCGTCACAGTGATGGCATCGAGGGTCTTGGCGAAGGCACCACCATCGGTGGCCTGGCCTACGGCCCGGAGAGTCCCGAGAGCATCAAGACCAACATCGACACCTACCTGGCGCCGCTGCTGGTCGGTCAGCCTTCCGGCAACGTCAACGTCCTGCGCGCCCTGCTCAACCGTCATGCGCGCGGCAACATGATCGCCAAGTCGGCGCTGGAAACCGCTCTGCTCGACGCCCAGGGCAAGCGCCTGGGCCTCCGCGTGGCTGAGCTGCTGGGTGGCGCTTGCCAGACTCACCTGCCGGTGCTGTGGACCCTGGCCAGCGGTGACACCGCCAAGGACATCGACGAGGCGCTGCTGCGCCTGGAGCAGCGCCGCCATGGCGACTTCAAGCTCAAGATCGGTGCCAACCCGGTCAGGCAGGACGTGCGCCACGTGGCCGCCATCAAGGAGGCCCTGGGCGATCGCGCCAGTGTGCGTGTCGACGTCAACCAGGCCTGGGACGAGTCCACTGCCGTATATGGCATCCAGGCCCTGCAGGACGCCGGCATCGAGCTGATCGAGCAGGCCATCCCGGCGCGCGAGCATGCCGGCCTGATCCGGCTGGCCGACCGCTTCAACGTGCCGATGCTCGCCGATGAGGCGGTGCAGGATGCCCGCGATGGCCTCGACCTGGCCCGGGGGGGCTTCAGCGGCGCCTTCGCCCTCAAGATCGCCAAGTCCGGCGGTGTACACGGCGTACTGGAGCTGGCCCACGTGGCACAGGCTGCCGGCATCGGCCTCTACGGCGGCACCCTGCTCGAGGGCACCATCGGCACCGCCGCCTCCCTGCATGCCTGGGCGACACTGCCGGAGATGGCCTGGGGTACCGAGATGTTCGGCCCGCTGCTGCTCAAGGACGACATCGTCGTCGAGCCGCTGGCCTATCGCGAGTTCGGCGTGGAACTGCCCAAGGGGCCGGGGCTGGGTATCACGCTAGACGAAGACAAGCTGGCCCACTATTCCCGCAAGGGCTGA
- a CDS encoding LysR family transcriptional regulator, with translation MELRHLRYFCVVAEELNLTCAAERLHMSQPPLSRQIKQLENEVGAELFERSTRGLRLTPTGQFFRQHAIQILEKVDATLESTRRMARSKRIMFGIGFVPSVFYGQLPLLVRDLRQKDDVELSLTELTTVQQVQALKAGRIDMGFGRLRIDDPDVEQEVLFDEPVLAALPTGHPLEGTTPTLEQLARYPLVLFPAKPRPSMADMMLGLFRRQGLKVEVVQEANELQTALGLVASEIGISLVPEQVKRVQRDGISYVYLADRSITTPVICSRRRGEPPSPVMREANAILEVLVENRRSGRYP, from the coding sequence ATGGAATTGCGCCATCTCAGGTACTTCTGTGTGGTCGCGGAAGAGCTGAACCTGACCTGTGCCGCCGAACGCCTGCACATGTCACAACCCCCTTTATCCAGGCAGATCAAGCAGTTGGAGAACGAAGTCGGCGCCGAGCTTTTCGAGCGGAGCACCCGCGGCCTGCGCCTGACCCCCACCGGCCAGTTCTTCCGGCAGCACGCCATCCAGATACTGGAAAAGGTAGACGCCACCCTGGAGTCCACGCGACGCATGGCGCGAAGCAAGCGCATCATGTTCGGCATCGGATTTGTGCCTTCGGTGTTCTATGGCCAGTTGCCGCTGCTGGTACGCGACTTACGACAAAAGGATGATGTGGAGCTGAGCCTGACCGAGCTGACCACGGTGCAGCAGGTTCAGGCACTGAAGGCGGGACGCATCGACATGGGCTTCGGTCGTCTCAGGATAGACGACCCTGACGTGGAGCAGGAGGTACTGTTCGATGAGCCGGTGCTGGCCGCCCTGCCGACGGGCCACCCGCTCGAAGGCACTACCCCGACCCTCGAGCAGCTCGCCCGCTACCCGCTGGTCCTGTTTCCCGCCAAGCCACGCCCCAGCATGGCCGACATGATGCTCGGGCTGTTCCGCCGCCAGGGGCTCAAGGTGGAGGTGGTGCAGGAAGCCAACGAGCTTCAGACGGCGCTGGGCCTCGTGGCCTCGGAGATCGGCATCAGCCTGGTGCCCGAGCAGGTCAAGCGCGTGCAGCGTGACGGCATCAGCTATGTCTATCTCGCCGACCGGAGCATCACCACCCCGGTCATCTGCAGCCGACGCCGCGGCGAGCCCCCCTCACCGGTGATGCGGGAGGCCAACGCCATCCTCGAGGTGTTGGTTGAGAACCGCCGCAGCGGACGCTACCCCTGA
- the pobA gene encoding 4-hydroxybenzoate 3-monooxygenase, with product MKTQVAIIGAGPSGLLLGQLLSRQGIDNVILERKSGEYVLGRIRAGVLEQGMVDLLREAGVDKRMDEEGEIHDGVELALDNRRVRVDLAGLTGGKTVMVYGQTEVTRDLMEAREASGGTTLYEADNVQPHDLESDSPYITFEKNGETHRLDCDYVAGCDGFHGISRKSIPEGRIKEFEKVYPFGWLGLLSDTPPVADELIYARHERGFALCSMRSSTRSRYYIQVGLDEKVEEWSDERFWEELKRRIPDEVAEKLVTGPSIEKSIAPLRSFVVEPMQYGRLFLVGDAAHIVPPTGAKGLNLAASDVNTLYRLMVKVYQEGRTDLIPNYSETCLKRIWKAERFSWWMTSMLHKFSEEEDFNTRMQQAELDYVTSSEAGLTTIAENYVGLPYESLE from the coding sequence ATGAAGACACAGGTCGCAATCATCGGCGCCGGCCCATCGGGCCTGCTGCTCGGCCAACTGCTGAGCCGCCAGGGCATCGACAATGTCATCCTCGAGCGCAAGTCCGGCGAGTATGTGCTTGGCCGCATTCGGGCGGGGGTGCTGGAGCAGGGCATGGTCGACCTGCTGCGCGAGGCGGGGGTCGACAAGCGCATGGATGAAGAGGGTGAGATCCACGATGGCGTGGAGCTGGCCCTGGACAATCGGCGTGTGCGCGTCGACCTCGCGGGGTTGACCGGTGGCAAGACCGTGATGGTCTATGGCCAGACCGAGGTGACTCGCGACCTGATGGAGGCCCGCGAGGCGAGCGGCGGCACCACCCTCTACGAGGCCGACAATGTCCAGCCCCACGACCTCGAGAGCGACAGCCCCTACATCACCTTCGAGAAGAATGGCGAGACCCACCGCCTGGACTGCGACTATGTGGCCGGCTGTGACGGCTTCCACGGTATCTCGCGCAAGTCGATCCCCGAAGGGCGCATCAAGGAGTTCGAGAAGGTCTATCCCTTCGGCTGGCTCGGCCTGCTCTCCGACACCCCGCCGGTGGCCGACGAGCTGATCTATGCTCGCCACGAGCGTGGCTTCGCCCTGTGCAGCATGCGTTCGTCGACCCGCAGCCGCTACTACATCCAGGTGGGGCTGGACGAGAAGGTCGAGGAGTGGTCCGACGAGCGCTTCTGGGAGGAGCTCAAGCGGCGCATTCCCGATGAGGTGGCCGAGAAGCTGGTCACCGGCCCCTCCATCGAGAAGAGCATCGCCCCGCTGCGCAGCTTCGTGGTCGAGCCCATGCAGTACGGCCGCCTCTTCCTGGTGGGTGACGCCGCCCATATCGTGCCGCCCACCGGCGCCAAGGGGCTCAACCTGGCGGCCAGCGACGTCAACACCCTCTACCGGCTGATGGTGAAGGTCTATCAGGAGGGTCGTACCGACCTGATCCCGAACTACTCCGAGACCTGTCTCAAGCGGATCTGGAAGGCCGAGCGCTTCTCCTGGTGGATGACCTCCATGTTGCACAAGTTCTCCGAGGAAGAGGATTTCAATACCCGCATGCAGCAGGCCGAGCTCGACTACGTGACCAGCTCCGAGGCGGGGCTGACCACCATCGCCGAGAACTACGTGGGCCTGCCCTACGAATCGCTGGAGTAG
- a CDS encoding helix-turn-helix domain-containing protein — translation MSTDAVPVFKLYGETHHWPTPDLLHWESIPERSRLHNWKIHPHRHTDLLHLLHLSAGRVSLELEGSQNSHKAPLIIVVPAMSIHGFHFSPDTQGHIITLASPLVERLEERLGTQAGALSLATAYPLDAARPARRIATLVHQLGDEYRHPSPGRERVLEAFTEALFIEVSRLITRPTHTGSTSAPRPQERGVIHLQNYQALVEKQFRQQPSIERFAGQLGMTSAHLNLLCRRLANRSALQLLHERLLLEAKRQLTYTNMTVGQVADSLGFSEPAYFTRFFKRLTGLAPRDFRRRQPGAAP, via the coding sequence ATGTCCACCGATGCCGTCCCCGTCTTCAAGTTGTATGGCGAGACCCACCACTGGCCGACGCCGGACCTGCTGCACTGGGAATCGATCCCAGAGCGCAGCCGGCTGCACAACTGGAAGATCCATCCTCATCGCCATACCGACCTGCTGCACCTGCTCCATCTCTCTGCCGGCCGCGTCAGCCTGGAGCTGGAGGGGAGCCAGAACTCCCACAAGGCCCCGCTGATCATCGTGGTGCCCGCCATGAGCATCCATGGCTTCCACTTCTCGCCGGATACCCAGGGCCACATCATCACCCTGGCAAGCCCCCTGGTCGAACGACTGGAGGAGCGCCTGGGCACCCAGGCGGGAGCGCTCTCCCTGGCCACCGCCTACCCTCTCGATGCCGCTCGGCCGGCCCGGCGTATCGCGACCCTGGTGCACCAGTTGGGGGACGAGTATCGGCACCCCTCCCCCGGCCGCGAACGCGTCCTGGAGGCGTTCACCGAGGCGCTGTTCATCGAGGTCTCCCGCCTGATCACGAGGCCGACCCACACCGGCAGCACGAGCGCTCCTCGGCCCCAGGAGCGAGGGGTGATACATCTGCAGAACTACCAGGCACTGGTCGAAAAGCAGTTTCGTCAGCAGCCCAGCATCGAGAGGTTCGCCGGACAGCTCGGCATGACCAGCGCCCACCTCAACCTGCTATGCCGGCGCCTCGCCAACCGCAGCGCCCTGCAGCTATTGCATGAACGCCTGCTGCTGGAGGCCAAGCGGCAGCTCACCTACACCAACATGACCGTCGGCCAGGTAGCCGACAGCCTGGGGTTCTCCGAGCCCGCCTACTTCACGCGCTTCTTCAAGCGTTTGACCGGCCTCGCGCCCCGGGACTTTCGCCGGCGCCAGCCCGGCGCAGCGCCATGA
- a CDS encoding TRAP transporter large permease has product MGSEMIGAIGLGSLLLLMVLRVPVALAMLVVGVVGFAQVISWGAAIAQLKTVPVEVLSNYSFSAVPMFILMGVLAAHSGMAGKLFHSTRVICGGWKGGLAIAAVGSCGIFSAISGSSLATASTMTRVALPEMERYGYHRGLATGTLAAGGTLGIMIPPSIALLIYAILTEQSVGDMFMAGLVPGLLGLVMYALTVSVVMRLKPSLAVAGEPTAWKEKLSSLTGLMPFFAVFLVMILGIYFGVFTPTEGASVGAFATLLYALAKGMRGAELWRSVQETLALSSVVFFMLVGAETLGYFISVSRISFSITDVLYGMELSPMVVVLCILLLYFVLGMFMDAIAMLVITVPVVFPIIQALGIDPVWFGIITVLTVELGLITPPVGMNVFVIKAMAPHVGLGEIFKGVAPFIVSDFLRLALLIAFPVLTTLFLL; this is encoded by the coding sequence ATGGGGAGTGAGATGATCGGCGCCATCGGCCTGGGTTCGCTGCTGCTGCTGATGGTGCTGCGGGTGCCGGTGGCGCTGGCCATGCTGGTCGTCGGGGTGGTGGGCTTTGCCCAGGTGATCAGCTGGGGGGCGGCCATCGCCCAGCTCAAGACCGTGCCGGTGGAGGTGCTCTCCAACTACAGCTTCAGCGCCGTGCCGATGTTCATCCTGATGGGCGTGCTGGCGGCGCACTCCGGCATGGCCGGCAAGCTGTTCCACTCCACCCGGGTGATCTGCGGTGGCTGGAAGGGCGGGCTGGCGATCGCCGCGGTAGGCTCCTGCGGTATCTTCTCGGCGATCTCCGGCTCGTCGCTGGCCACCGCCAGCACCATGACCCGGGTCGCGCTGCCGGAGATGGAGCGCTATGGGTATCACCGCGGCTTGGCTACCGGCACGCTGGCTGCCGGCGGCACCCTGGGGATCATGATCCCGCCCTCCATCGCGCTGCTGATCTACGCCATCCTCACCGAGCAGTCGGTGGGTGACATGTTCATGGCCGGACTGGTGCCTGGGCTGCTGGGGCTGGTGATGTATGCGCTGACGGTCAGTGTGGTGATGCGCCTGAAGCCCTCGCTGGCGGTGGCCGGCGAGCCCACGGCCTGGAAGGAGAAGCTCTCCTCGCTCACGGGGCTGATGCCCTTCTTCGCGGTCTTCCTGGTGATGATCCTGGGGATCTACTTCGGTGTGTTCACCCCCACCGAGGGGGCCAGCGTCGGCGCCTTCGCCACCCTGCTCTATGCCCTGGCCAAGGGCATGCGCGGCGCCGAGCTGTGGCGCAGCGTGCAGGAGACCCTGGCGCTCTCCAGCGTGGTGTTCTTCATGCTGGTGGGGGCCGAGACCCTGGGCTACTTCATCTCGGTGTCGCGGATCTCCTTCTCCATCACCGACGTCCTCTACGGCATGGAGCTCTCGCCCATGGTCGTGGTGTTGTGCATCCTGCTGCTCTATTTCGTGCTCGGGATGTTCATGGATGCCATCGCCATGCTGGTGATCACGGTGCCGGTGGTGTTCCCGATCATCCAAGCGCTGGGCATCGACCCGGTGTGGTTCGGCATCATCACTGTGCTGACCGTGGAGTTGGGCCTGATCACCCCGCCGGTGGGGATGAACGTCTTCGTGATCAAGGCGATGGCGCCCCATGTGGGGCTGGGCGAGATCTTCAAGGGCGTGGCGCCCTTTATCGTCTCGGACTTCCTGCGCCTGGCGCTGCTGATCGCCTTCCCGGTGCTGACGACCCTGTTCCTGCTCTAG
- a CDS encoding TRAP transporter small permease subunit, producing the protein MQSTLERASHWLALACRLVAGLALVALLGVTIADVVTRYLYRLTEGAIALRVSGSVELVSYLMLCSLLAAMAANVEKSQVVVEAFSHGLSPNLKNRLHGVYLLGFAALGLVLFLGLLDSATAAARHGEVTQDLRMPMGPIYTVAAALSLLLGLRSLIHALLSAVFAAEGETAHGE; encoded by the coding sequence ATGCAATCCACCCTGGAGAGGGCCAGCCATTGGCTGGCCCTTGCCTGTCGTCTCGTCGCCGGCCTCGCCCTGGTGGCGCTGTTGGGCGTGACCATCGCCGATGTCGTTACCCGCTATCTCTATCGGCTCACCGAGGGGGCGATCGCCCTGCGCGTCTCCGGCAGTGTCGAGCTGGTCAGCTACCTGATGCTCTGCTCGCTGCTGGCCGCCATGGCGGCCAACGTGGAGAAGAGCCAGGTGGTGGTGGAGGCCTTCTCCCATGGGCTCTCACCCAACCTCAAGAACCGCCTGCACGGTGTCTACCTGCTGGGCTTTGCGGCCCTGGGGCTGGTGCTCTTCCTGGGCTTGCTCGACTCGGCCACCGCGGCCGCGCGGCACGGCGAGGTGACCCAGGACCTGCGCATGCCCATGGGACCCATCTATACCGTGGCGGCGGCACTCAGCCTGCTGCTGGGCCTGCGTAGCCTGATCCACGCACTGCTGAGTGCCGTGTTCGCTGCCGAAGGGGAGACCGCTCATGGGGAGTGA
- a CDS encoding TRAP transporter substrate-binding protein produces the protein MKRVLTRCLLAASIAGLTAASAAQASTTLRMAHFWPGASGVNQDIFEQWAATLEEESGGELKVEMFPSGTLAKPDSIYEAAANGIADIGATAQGYTAGRFPLSQVVELPGVATTATQGACVLQTLYDEGHLESEYEDTRPLFFFTTGPGGIHTIDTDVQVPSDLEGLRIRRPTAVAGEMLENMGASPVGMPAPDIYTSMQRGVIDGLSFPWEGLKGFRINELVSYHTEVPFYTLIFVATMNQRTYDSLSPEQQAVIDANSGMRWAGNAGEVFDRLDVEGKQEARDAGHTIREIPDPLQNADWQQPLQEGIDSYLAELEERGLPGREVYEAALAASASCANGQG, from the coding sequence ATGAAACGCGTCCTGACCCGCTGCCTGCTGGCCGCGTCCATCGCCGGCCTGACCGCCGCTTCCGCCGCCCAGGCCTCCACCACCCTGCGCATGGCGCACTTCTGGCCCGGCGCCTCTGGGGTCAACCAGGACATCTTCGAGCAGTGGGCGGCCACCCTCGAGGAGGAGTCCGGTGGCGAGCTCAAGGTGGAGATGTTCCCCTCCGGCACCCTGGCCAAGCCGGACTCCATCTACGAGGCGGCGGCCAACGGCATCGCCGATATCGGCGCCACCGCCCAGGGCTATACCGCGGGGCGCTTCCCGCTCTCGCAGGTCGTTGAACTGCCCGGGGTGGCGACCACCGCGACCCAGGGTGCCTGCGTGCTGCAGACCCTGTATGACGAGGGCCACCTGGAGAGCGAGTACGAGGACACCCGGCCGCTGTTCTTCTTCACTACCGGCCCGGGCGGCATCCACACCATCGATACCGATGTGCAGGTGCCTTCCGATCTCGAGGGGCTGCGTATCCGCCGGCCTACGGCGGTAGCCGGCGAGATGCTCGAGAACATGGGCGCCAGCCCCGTGGGCATGCCGGCGCCGGACATCTACACCTCCATGCAGCGCGGCGTGATCGATGGCCTGAGCTTCCCGTGGGAGGGACTGAAGGGCTTCCGCATCAACGAGCTGGTCAGCTACCACACCGAGGTACCGTTCTACACGCTGATCTTCGTGGCCACCATGAACCAGCGCACCTATGACAGCCTGAGCCCCGAGCAGCAGGCGGTGATCGATGCCAACTCCGGGATGCGGTGGGCCGGGAATGCCGGTGAGGTGTTCGATCGTCTGGACGTGGAGGGCAAGCAGGAGGCTCGCGATGCCGGCCACACCATCCGCGAGATCCCCGATCCGCTGCAGAATGCGGATTGGCAGCAGCCGTTGCAGGAAGGCATCGACAGCTACCTGGCCGAGCTCGAGGAGCGTGGCCTGCCGGGGCGTGAGGTCTACGAGGCGGCCCTGGCGGCCAGCGCATCCTGCGCCAACGGACAGGGGTAA